The genome window ACATCCTTGAAACATGCCATATGTGCTCTTTGAACTGATGGAATTCCAGTTACTAAGATCAAGCTCAGTTAAACTACTGCAGTAACTGAACAATCCACGAAAACCTGTTACTTTGCTGACGTCCCAATTATGTACATCTAAACTGGTTAAAGAGTAACAGTTTTGAAATGCACTAGTCATTTCAGTAATATTTGAAGTAGTCCAAGTAGAAACGTTTAAATTTGTTAATGATGCACAATTAAAAAACATCGACGAAATATATGTAACACTAATTGTATTCCAATTTCTCAAATCAAGTGTTATTATCCCACAACGAGAAAACATTCCACCAAAAGTTTTAACTTTACTAACATTCCAATTCTGTAGAGAATCTAAATTAGTTAACGAGCTGCAATTATTAAACATATTACCCATGTCCAAAACATTGCCTACATCCCAGCTACTTAAGTTTATCTCAGACAAAGCAGTACAACCAAAGAACATTCCGTTCATATTCGTAACCTTCATTGGAACCCAACCAGTGGCACCTACTTTTGTTAAAGCAGTACAACTTCTAAACATATCTTGCATAGTTTGAACACTAGTGACATTCCAATTATCGGAGTTCAAATTTGTTAAACTAGTACAGCTATTAAACATAGACATCATAGTAGTAACTTTAGCGGTGTCCCAAAGTGCAACATCAAGGTTATTGATATTGGTACAACCATAAAACATACCTTGCATTGTAGTAACACTACCTGTATTCCATTTGCTAACATCTAAGTTATTTAAACTTCGACAATATACAAACATGCTTTCCATAGTGTTGATTTTGCCAGTATTCCAGTTACTAACGTCCAGATGTGTTAATTTATTGCAGTTATAAAACATATACGAAGCTTTCGTTATATTGCTTGTGACCCAATCGCTAACATCGAGCGTAGTTAAAGCAGTACACCCTGCAAACATATAAAAGACGCTAGTGACTTGGCTCGTGTTCCAACTTCCAACATCAATTGTATCTAGTTTCAAACAATTGTTAAACATGTAATCCATACCTTGAACACTGCTAGTGTCAAAACTCCCAATTTTTGTTTTCGAACTAATCCCACTGTTAGCAAACATAAAATTCATGAGAAGAACCTTACTGGTATTAAACTTTGGTAAAGTACTAAAATCAACCCCGTCTAGTAATTTGCAACCGTTAAACATCGAGTACATGCTAGTCACATTATGGGTATCTAAGTTTGTGAGAAAATCGAAATCTTGTAACTTGGCACAGTCCAAAAACATGCTAACCATCGTAGTCACATTACTGGTATTAAAATTATCGAGATTGAGTGAAGTTAATTGCTTACAAGAGCTAAACATCCCACTCATATTGGTAACATTACCCGTATCAAAATTACTCAAATCAAGTGCAGATAAATTAACTTGGGAAAACATATAGGTCATGGCAGTAACTTTGGAAGTATTAAAGTGGCTTAAATCCAAACTAGTTAAACTCGTACTTCCAAAAAACATGTACGACATATCCGTAACTTGGCTCGTGTCTAAATTACTTAAATCAATTGTAGTTGCCTTACAATCACGAAACATACTGTGCATTTTAGTAACTTTACTAGTGTTAAGTGGTGTAACATCTAAAGTAGTTGCTTTAGAGGCACCAAACATACTGCTCATATCAGTGCCGTTACTGGTATCAAGATGACTTAAATCTAAAGTCGTCGCTCCACAGTTATAAAACATACTTCTGAAGTCAGTAACATTACTAGTATTCAGATTGCTTAAGTTCAAATCCAGTCCACCTGAGTAAGTACCCAAGGTATGAAAAATGCAATACATCGATGTAACGGAGCTTGTATCAAGATTTTCTAATCCTTCAATACTTTTTACATACGGCATACTATAAAAAAGCATTTCAAGATTATCTTTTGCCGTAACCCCTGGCTCAATGACTATTTTCTCGGCATAATACGGTTTATCGGCAGTTGCTCGACTCCCATAAGTCCATGGCCAAAAAGTTCCATTCAGATCAGTACCGACATGAGGTTGTTTATCAACATCAAAATTCAACTCATGCGGGTGAATCGTCAACACTTTTGTTGTCGAATTATAATCCCACCAAGTTCCGTCGCGCAGCATGTAGTCCTTACGATAGCCACTCTGATCCCCGATGGTCACTTTAACGGGAGCTGCTTGAGCATTTAGATCAGTTGGAATTGTGGCTTTCCACTTTTGGTTTTGATCAGTGCTGAAATTTACCAATTCCCCCTGCGATAAAGAATCGTTATAAGTTATATCTAAGGGTTCCTGTTCATGAATTTTCCCATCATAATCGGTATAAGTTATCTTCAAATCAAGATCCCGTGGTTCGTTTGTTTCACCACTAAACTCTTTCATCCCTTGATAAATAGTAGTCTGATCTAATGTTATTTTAGGAATCGAAAATGTTGCTTGATTGGTAGCAGAATTGGTTGTTTGCGAAATCGTATCAGTTGAAGTCTTCAATGTAATTTCAGCACTATTAACCGCTCCAAGCTTCACGTAATCTTGCTCACTTTTTGCTGCTAGTTCATAATTTGGCCGCCCCTTAATCAGAAATGAATATGTGTGACCATAATAATCTGCGCTTTTAAGCGCATTCGAGGTTGCATCAATTGTTAAATGATGTCCCTTAATCATCACTTGAAAAAGAGTTGTCACATCTTGTTGTAATTCATTAGTGATCTCGATATCCTTTGGATTTACAA of Xylocopilactobacillus apicola contains these proteins:
- a CDS encoding BspA family leucine-rich repeat surface protein yields the protein MILLLVFLGKQSSIFRSKAEDANTITKLAQVQTNLNNQLTSNYSFAPSLASNSQVTSTNDNSRINTNTFQFYPNDNGEISGEIKYTYAGITSDGQVLDVVLKFSAQNATKITIAPIGQVTLSGKMAQSQLKLQFFLHGTKTPVALDGHFTIDQLTPNEEFGLKLNQIKQIYSRSDSLVQTISGQDYTVFKVNEENINNQFTVIYDQQSELDYSLNNAGSEDSKINLSSASLVDISLPEAKMAGIDQSIAPSLDHAAEVKPLYLIQQNIVSKDAGYLGWNQIDDELDPIWVVNPKDIEITNELQQDVTTLFQVMIKGHHLTIDATSNALKSADYYGHTYSFLIKGRPNYELAAKSEQDYVKLGAVNSAEITLKTSTDTISQTTNSATNQATFSIPKITLDQTTIYQGMKEFSGETNEPRDLDLKITYTDYDGKIHEQEPLDITYNDSLSQGELVNFSTDQNQKWKATIPTDLNAQAAPVKVTIGDQSGYRKDYMLRDGTWWDYNSTTKVLTIHPHELNFDVDKQPHVGTDLNGTFWPWTYGSRATADKPYYAEKIVIEPGVTAKDNLEMLFYSMPYVKSIEGLENLDTSSVTSMYCIFHTLGTYSGGLDLNLSNLNTSNVTDFRSMFYNCGATTLDLSHLDTSNGTDMSSMFGASKATTLDVTPLNTSKVTKMHSMFRDCKATTIDLSNLDTSQVTDMSYMFFGSTSLTSLDLSHFNTSKVTAMTYMFSQVNLSALDLSNFDTGNVTNMSGMFSSCKQLTSLNLDNFNTSNVTTMVSMFLDCAKLQDFDFLTNLDTHNVTSMYSMFNGCKLLDGVDFSTLPKFNTSKVLLMNFMFANSGISSKTKIGSFDTSSVQGMDYMFNNCLKLDTIDVGSWNTSQVTSVFYMFAGCTALTTLDVSDWVTSNITKASYMFYNCNKLTHLDVSNWNTGKINTMESMFVYCRSLNNLDVSKWNTGSVTTMQGMFYGCTNINNLDVALWDTAKVTTMMSMFNSCTSLTNLNSDNWNVTSVQTMQDMFRSCTALTKVGATGWVPMKVTNMNGMFFGCTALSEINLSSWDVGNVLDMGNMFNNCSSLTNLDSLQNWNVSKVKTFGGMFSRCGIITLDLRNWNTISVTYISSMFFNCASLTNLNVSTWTTSNITEMTSAFQNCYSLTSLDVHNWDVSKVTGFRGLFSYCSSLTELDLSNWNSISSKSTYGMFQGCSSLTNLNISNLKTSNVTDMSYMFSGCRSLSNLDVSDFDTSKVIQTTSMFQNCASLLSLDLNGWDTSSLGSIISAMTYGNMKDMFNGCTSLATLDLSTFDTSKLNAVQGNGNTPLSLMMNSFKDTPNLWKIVLGPNAKFPSSTLYQSIGIKNPILGTKIYDPLNPTGNYYATDSLWQEVGTGSDHGPNGATKTAEDIIKDSQLTRTQPTTYVWYQVGKLGFTVSPQVDLGTHKSPVNNKEFQSELQSLDITDSRNLRDGKQWQINVSASDLTKSDDPTKKVSGNPLYIKSDVGVYQLSATATNVYTGTSVGVGFQDEWTKDWNLMFKAPASSIPAEGTYQGQIIFTLVDTTP